In Acidobacteriota bacterium, the genomic window GAAGCTGAGGTGAGCACCCCCCACCAGACGCCGCCGAGCCCAACGGGCACGCCGTCAGCCCGCAACCGAGAGCCACACGTGTCGGTGGTCGTGCCGATGCTCAACGAGCGCTCTTCGATCGACGCCTGCCTCGACACCATCGCTGATCAGGATCTCGACGCGGCCTACGAGGTTCTGGTGGTCGACGGCGGTTCCCGCGACGGTAGTCGCGAGCGGGTCGCCGAGCGCTGTTCCCGAGATCCTCGCTTTCGACTGCTGGAGAATCCCGCCGGCCTGGTCTCGAGTGCCCTCAATCGCGCCATCGCCGTCGCGCGAGGAAACTTCCTGGTGCGCGTCGACGCCCACACTCTGCTCTCGCCGGACTACGTCCGCACCTGTCTCGCGGTGCTCGCCGAGACCGGCGCCGACAATGTCGGCGGCCCGATGCGACCGGTCGGCTCGACGGCCTTCGGTCGGGCCGTCGCCATCGCCATGGTCAGCCGCTTCGGCATCGGCACGGCGCCCTTCCGCTTCGCCACCCGCCGCCGCGAGGTCGACACCGTCTATCTGGGAGCCTTCCCGATGAATCTCTTCGACCGCCTCGGCGGTTTCGACGA contains:
- a CDS encoding glycosyltransferase family 2 protein, translating into MSTPHQTPPSPTGTPSARNREPHVSVVVPMLNERSSIDACLDTIADQDLDAAYEVLVVDGGSRDGSRERVAERCSRDPRFRLLENPAGLVSSALNRAIAVARGNFLVRVDAHTLLSPDYVRTCLAVLAETGADNVGGPMRPVGSTAFGRAVAIAMVSRFGIGTAPFRFATRRREVDTVYLGAFPMNLFDRLGGFDEGLLRNQDYEMNYRICQAGGRIVVDPAIDCRYLTRPDGRSLWAQFSSYGFWKWRMLRRHPKSLKLRQLAPPAFVASLAGGGAGSLFGLLSSRPLLAWAALLPILLWSLTAALSSLWALRRHAPATVVRLPLVFAILHLAWGSGFLRSLLTPVPAGSPPVAPGPPRATPPETA